From a single Fusobacterium pseudoperiodonticum genomic region:
- a CDS encoding LysR family transcriptional regulator, whose amino-acid sequence MKDTDWIILNELYKEPNLTKVSEKLYYSQPSLTKIIQNIEEEFDTRILLRSSKGVKFTVEGEYLAKRAKEYLKFMEETKNKMKSFKYETRGILTLGSSYTYSKYFLPDILYNYSKENNVNFNIVTKQSEDLFRDIHNLDGAFIHGKYDGNIESILVDEEKAYILSKNKIKLEDLKNMPMISYSTNNKTKDILNNWWYQNFNSEPTNQIFSGYVDVAWQLVNRNLGYVCCFLSENFINDYGLCMTPMLDEKGAQLTRETYFIYSKTQDKSNIFDDFLEYLKTRVIKK is encoded by the coding sequence ATGAAAGACACAGATTGGATTATATTAAATGAATTGTATAAAGAACCAAATCTTACAAAGGTTTCAGAGAAACTTTATTACTCACAACCATCTTTAACAAAAATAATTCAAAATATTGAAGAAGAATTTGATACAAGAATACTACTTAGGAGTTCAAAAGGAGTTAAATTTACAGTAGAAGGAGAATATCTTGCAAAAAGAGCTAAGGAGTATCTAAAATTTATGGAAGAAACAAAAAATAAAATGAAAAGTTTTAAGTATGAAACTAGAGGAATATTAACCTTAGGTTCAAGTTATACATATAGTAAATATTTTTTACCAGATATTTTATATAACTATTCAAAAGAAAATAATGTTAATTTTAATATAGTAACAAAACAAAGTGAAGATTTATTTAGAGATATACATAATCTTGATGGAGCTTTCATACATGGAAAATATGATGGAAATATTGAAAGTATTTTAGTTGATGAAGAAAAAGCCTATATTCTTTCAAAAAATAAAATAAAATTAGAAGATTTAAAAAATATGCCTATGATAAGTTATAGCACAAATAATAAAACAAAAGATATTTTAAATAATTGGTGGTATCAAAATTTCAATTCTGAACCAACAAATCAAATATTTTCAGGCTATGTTGATGTAGCTTGGCAATTAGTAAATAGAAACTTAGGCTATGTATGTTGCTTTTTATCAGAAAATTTTATCAATGATTACGGTTTATGTATGACACCAATGCTTGATGAAAAAGGAGCACAACTAACAAGAGAAACATATTTTATATATTCTAAGACGCAAGATAAATCAAATATATTTGATGACTTTTTAGAATATCTGAAAACTAGAGTTATTAAAAAATGA
- a CDS encoding aconitate hydratase: MKMNLTQKIIYDHLDDEQKKIFLEKNGTVEEIDIKIDQTLTHDITAVMAYNAFEALELDRVRTEKSISYIDHNVLCTDHRTSDDHLFLKTIAQKYGIYYSTPGNGICHSVHIARFAIPGKTLLGADSHTASSGAVGMFAFGGGGVEVARAMAGLRIKLNMPKIVKVNLIGKLNGGVNAKDIALELLKKYSVKGGVGKVFEYTGEGLKYLEIPQRMTISNMGAEMGATTSIFPTDEITKEFFKAQNRLEDFSEFVADEGATYDDEITIDMSKIIPLVACPSQPDNIADANDKKFKDLKVSSVFIGSCTNASYGDIKKAAEILKGKKVSEDVELTIGVSTRAIFLQLLEEGTIAELVKSGARITEIACGACDGIGGAPVSKGITVRTSNRNFKGRSGTVDAEIYLVSPEVAAATAITGRLTVPSDIMTDIEKLNNILEPVKYIVDDSEIIKPLDLEEAKKIQIIRGDNIKPLPLNTKIPNKLNVKVSLKTKDNISTDDITPNDANFSAMRSNIPEISKYAFSRIYPDFVARAKEYGKSVIIGGENYGQGSSREHAAIAPMYLGVKAVIVKSIARIHKKNLINHGVVPMIFKNSEDYDKIEISDELSWNNMDEALEKGIITIKDDTKNFTFEALIELSEEEKGIIMAGGLLPFIKKTFKEA; the protein is encoded by the coding sequence ATGAAAATGAATTTAACACAAAAAATAATATATGATCATTTAGATGATGAACAAAAGAAAATATTTTTAGAAAAAAATGGAACAGTTGAAGAAATTGACATAAAGATAGACCAAACTTTAACACATGATATAACAGCAGTTATGGCATATAATGCTTTTGAAGCCTTAGAGCTTGATAGAGTTAGGACAGAAAAAAGTATTTCATACATTGATCACAATGTCTTATGTACTGACCATAGAACAAGTGATGACCATTTATTTTTAAAAACTATTGCACAAAAATATGGAATTTATTATTCTACACCAGGAAATGGAATTTGCCACTCTGTACACATAGCTAGATTTGCTATACCAGGTAAAACGCTTTTAGGAGCAGATTCTCATACTGCAAGTTCAGGAGCTGTTGGAATGTTTGCTTTTGGAGGAGGAGGAGTTGAAGTTGCAAGAGCTATGGCAGGTTTAAGAATAAAATTGAATATGCCTAAAATAGTAAAAGTAAATCTTATAGGAAAATTAAATGGTGGGGTAAATGCAAAGGATATAGCTTTGGAACTTCTTAAAAAATATAGTGTAAAAGGTGGAGTAGGAAAAGTATTTGAATATACAGGAGAAGGTTTAAAATATTTAGAAATACCTCAAAGAATGACTATAAGTAATATGGGAGCAGAAATGGGAGCAACAACTTCTATTTTTCCAACTGATGAAATCACAAAAGAATTTTTTAAAGCTCAAAATAGATTGGAAGATTTTTCTGAATTTGTTGCAGATGAAGGAGCAACTTATGATGATGAAATTACAATAGATATGTCAAAAATTATTCCTTTGGTCGCTTGTCCTTCACAACCTGATAATATAGCAGATGCAAATGATAAAAAATTCAAAGATTTAAAAGTTTCATCAGTATTCATAGGAAGTTGTACAAATGCTTCTTATGGAGATATAAAAAAAGCAGCTGAAATTTTAAAAGGAAAAAAAGTTTCAGAAGATGTTGAATTGACAATAGGAGTTAGCACAAGAGCAATATTTTTACAATTATTAGAAGAAGGAACAATAGCAGAACTTGTCAAAAGTGGAGCAAGAATAACAGAAATCGCTTGTGGAGCTTGTGATGGAATTGGAGGAGCACCAGTTAGTAAGGGTATAACAGTCAGAACATCAAATAGAAATTTTAAAGGACGTTCAGGAACAGTGGATGCAGAAATATATTTAGTTTCACCAGAAGTTGCAGCAGCAACAGCAATAACTGGAAGATTGACAGTGCCTAGTGATATTATGACAGATATAGAAAAATTAAATAATATTTTAGAACCAGTAAAATATATAGTTGATGACAGTGAAATAATTAAACCATTAGATTTAGAAGAAGCTAAAAAAATTCAAATAATTAGAGGAGATAATATAAAACCTCTACCTTTAAATACAAAAATTCCTAATAAATTAAATGTAAAAGTAAGTTTAAAGACTAAGGATAATATCTCAACAGATGATATAACTCCAAATGATGCTAATTTTTCAGCTATGAGATCAAATATACCAGAAATTTCTAAATATGCTTTTTCAAGAATTTATCCTGATTTTGTAGCAAGAGCCAAAGAATATGGAAAATCTGTAATTATTGGTGGAGAAAATTATGGACAAGGTTCAAGTAGAGAACATGCTGCAATAGCACCAATGTATTTGGGAGTTAAAGCAGTAATTGTAAAAAGTATAGCTAGAATACATAAGAAAAATTTAATAAATCATGGGGTGGTTCCAATGATTTTTAAAAATTCAGAAGATTATGACAAAATTGAAATTTCTGATGAACTTTCTTGGAATAATATGGATGAAGCATTGGAGAAAGGAATAATAACGATAAAAGATGATACTAAAAATTTTACATTTGAAGCTTTGATTGAGCTTAGTGAAGAAGAAAAAGGAATCATTATGGCTGGAGGTTTATTACCATTTATCAAAAAGACTTTTAAGGAGGCATAA
- a CDS encoding lactonase family protein, with protein sequence MFVYTGCRTTKERNARGEGIEVYKIDENDNWNKIQTLKTIENPSYLCFDNEKKYLYSVHGDLTFVSSYKIEEDGKLIFLNSIDINSKNPVFITVDKNNEFLVVATLQGGSLFSIKRNSDGSLGKIFDTFKFEGKNEDLNSFAHQCIFDNNKDFLFVPTQARAKGYERLNLIKYENGKFILSDYFDGRLYSEPRHVAIHKNNRYVYMSNEKGNDVTFLEFDSVNGKLKARQTLPTLPETFTANSDVAAILIDKNSEYVLVSNRFSDIITTYKIDKETGFLKVINYTDVLGKTPRFMTFKKDTNKLFCANEESDTIVEFELDDNGFLKHTGKIINSKSPVCIIFR encoded by the coding sequence ATGTTTGTATATACAGGGTGCAGAACTACCAAAGAAAGAAATGCAAGAGGAGAAGGAATAGAAGTTTATAAAATAGATGAAAATGATAATTGGAATAAAATACAGACTTTAAAAACCATTGAAAATCCATCTTATCTTTGTTTTGATAATGAGAAAAAATATTTATATTCTGTACATGGAGATTTAACTTTTGTGAGTAGTTATAAAATAGAAGAGGATGGAAAACTTATTTTTTTAAACTCAATAGATATAAATTCAAAAAATCCTGTTTTCATAACTGTTGATAAAAACAATGAATTTCTTGTTGTTGCTACATTACAGGGTGGAAGTTTATTTTCAATTAAAAGAAATTCTGATGGAAGTTTGGGAAAAATTTTTGATACCTTTAAATTTGAAGGGAAAAATGAAGATTTAAACTCTTTTGCACATCAATGCATATTTGATAATAATAAAGATTTTTTATTTGTACCAACACAAGCAAGAGCAAAAGGTTATGAAAGATTAAATTTAATTAAATATGAAAATGGAAAATTTATTTTATCTGACTATTTTGATGGAAGACTTTATTCAGAGCCAAGACATGTTGCTATACATAAAAATAATAGATATGTATATATGAGTAATGAAAAGGGAAATGATGTTACATTTTTAGAATTTGATTCAGTTAATGGGAAGTTAAAAGCTAGGCAAACACTCCCAACACTACCTGAAACTTTTACTGCTAATTCAGATGTAGCAGCTATACTTATAGATAAAAATTCTGAATATGTACTTGTTTCAAATAGATTTTCAGATATAATAACAACCTATAAAATAGATAAAGAGACAGGATTTTTAAAAGTGATAAACTATACAGATGTCCTTGGAAAAACTCCTAGATTTATGACTTTTAAAAAAGATACAAATAAATTATTTTGTGCAAATGAAGAGTCTGACACAATAGTTGAATTTGAATTAGATGACAATGGGTTTTTAAAACATACTGGAAAAATTATAAATTCTAAAAGTCCTGTATGTATAATTTTTAGGTAG